A genomic window from Diospyros lotus cultivar Yz01 chromosome 2, ASM1463336v1, whole genome shotgun sequence includes:
- the LOC127795937 gene encoding protein OSB1, mitochondrial-like translates to MEAHRLRALISNFASAYSLQQSLRSLSSASVSPRKWGFFSDDPAEGDSSVYHHALKFQRPSTITWRQQLCNSASFIGTVDRPLKQFNTATGGLGAHTMLSVKISPNSKRYFRIFLKMWDEMAEISMKHLKPNDYIYVSGHLGSYTKAVENGKLKTNYQVIVKELNYVVRCGSAINNKSEQSDSSEGETGLGKYKNRLHLWQVFFANPSEWRDYRSSKVNANHPDFKHKDSGEALWINPNDPPWIKRQLQLYSSSLAENDCSREHANSSASSLSKCL, encoded by the exons ATGGAGGCCCATCGTCTCCGAGCCCTAATCTCCAACTTCGCTTCTGCGTATTCTCTGCAACAAAGCCTACGCAGTCTGTCTTCGGCCTCCGTGAGCCCTAGGAAATGGGGCTTCTTTTCCGACGATCCGGCGGAAGGCGACAGTTCGGTATACCATCACGCGCTCAAATTCCAGCGCCCCTCCACCATTACCTGGCGGCAGCAATTGTGCAACTCTGCGAGCTTTATCGGCACAGTTGATCGTCCTCTCAAGCAATTCAACACCGCCACCGGTGGTTTGGGTGCTCATACCATGCTCAGCGTCAAAATTTCTCCCAATTCCAAGCGCTATTTCAG GATTTTTCTGAAGATGTGGGATGAGATGGCAGAAATATCTATGAAACATCTGAAACCAAATGACTATATTTATGTTTCAGGTCATTTAGGATCATACACAAAAGCTGTTGAGAATGGAAAGCTCAAAACAAATTATCAG GTGATAGTGAAGGAATTGAATTATGTTGTACGATGTGGAAGCGCAATCAATAACAAATCTGAGCAATCAGATTCAAGCGAAG gtGAAACTGGTTTAGGGAAATACAAAAACCGCCTTCACTTGTGGCAAGTGTTCTTTGCCAACCCATCTGAGTGGAGGGATTACAGAAGTAGTAAGGTAAACGCAAACCATCCAGATTTTAAACACAAGGATTCTGGTGAAGCTCTCTGGATCAATCCCAACGATCCTCCATGGATTAAGAGGCAACTTCAACTGTACAGTTCCTCTTTGGCAGAAAATGATTGTAGTAGAGAACATGCAAACTCATCTGCTTCATCTTTGTCCAAGTGCTTGTGA